One genomic region from Drosophila subpulchrella strain 33 F10 #4 breed RU33 chromosome 2R, RU_Dsub_v1.1 Primary Assembly, whole genome shotgun sequence encodes:
- the LOC119550198 gene encoding uncharacterized protein LOC119550198, with product MRSFLLAILLVFGRSSAQLVIGDGSPLGAYNRGHLGSYHQGGLDIGEHTGGPLGPGDPESVPELISGSNSGGPFVIKPPQKTKWVREKGGRLIEVPNHQQGGLISGGFGGGPFGNGDPESVPELISGSNSGGPFAIKPPQKTNWIREKGGRLVEVLNHPQGGLISEGPSGGPLGSTGTGYPLSTQELITKNQIRKLQKQLMELLLEQ from the coding sequence ATGAGGTCGTTTTTGCTCGCGATTCTGCTGGTATTTGGACGAAGTTCGGCACAACTTGTAATCGGAGATGGCTCACCATTAGGTGCGTATAATAGAGGCCATCTAGGAAGTTACCACCAAGGAGGTCTAGATATCGGAGAACATACTGGAGGTCCCCTTGGACCTGGAGATCCAGAATCCGTCCCAGAACTCATTTCTGGATCTAATAGTGGAGGTCCTTTTGTCATTAAGCCTCCTCAAAAAACTAAATGGGTCAGAGAAAAAGGAGGTAGACTGATTGAAGTCCCTAACCATCAACAAGGAGGTTTAATTTCCGGCGGATTTGGTGGAGGTCCCTTTGGTAATGGAGATCCAGAGTCCGTCCCAGAACTTATTTCTGGATCTAATAGTGGAGGTCCTTTTGCCATTAAGCCTCCTCAAAAAACTAACTGGATCAGAGAAAAAGGAGGTAGACTGGTTGAAGTCCTTAACCATCCACAAGGAGGTTTAATTTCCGAAGGACCCAGTGGAGGACCCTTGGGAAGTACAGGAACTGGATATCCATTATCCACCCAGGAACTCATAACTAAAAATCAAATTCGGAAACTTCAGAAGCAATTAATGGAACTGCTTCTTGAGCAATAG